Proteins from one Paenibacillus amylolyticus genomic window:
- a CDS encoding glycoside hydrolase family 3 C-terminal domain-containing protein, whose amino-acid sequence MSTHQIGVPLEGFAEFSRTVAAEGAVLLRNEGQVLPLRENENVSVFGRIQVNYYRSGTGSGGSVHVAYTTNLLDGLRSKKNITVNEELAAVYEKWIGENPFDDGGKVWAAEPWNQKEMPLTDELVARARSKSSKAIIVIGRTAGEDQDNADAPGSYQLTEDEKAMLKQVTSQFEHTIVVLNVSNIIDMSWLNETYLHPIQGVIYSWHGGMEGGNAIADVLAGDVTPSGKLTDTIAYSIEDYPSTSNYGNEFKNLYQEDIYVGYRYFETFRPERVQFEFGYGLSYTTFLAQHEEAKSVSKDGKTYIEVRVNVTNSGTTYAGKEVVQVYYEAPQGKLGQPVKALVAFGKTGLLQPGESELLTISFPIHDMASYDDAGVTGHASAYVLEEGTYRLHVGTSVKQVQHVSIDGQDGYVIESLQLVEQLQEAMAPTEDFTLMKPGARKEDGSYELTYAEVPKRKVSMAKRIEENLPKTLEQTGNQGYKLSDVKAGKVSLDTFIAQLSDQDLAAIIRGEGMSSPLVTSGTASAFGGVSDSLFNYGIPVACTADGPSGIRMDSGEKATQVSIGTLLAATWNQDLVEELYVMEGQELLRNQVDTLLGPGLNIRRSPLNGRNFEYFSEDPLISGVFAAACTKGIMKGGSNATLKHFSCNNQEKYRSKVDAVVSERALREIYLKGFEIAVKEGGANSIMTSYNPINGHWAASNYDLNTTILRGEWNFEGIVMTDWWAIMNDVTEGGEADRKYTNWMIRAQNDLYMVVPNYGAEINGWDDNTIESLENGTLTRGELQRSAINICKFIMNAPVSGRKHEIVENIASFQANASLSAAQAQSLVENAQVKPAVAEPVYMKVDEAGHYRIIVQIMSPEPELAQSACNLLLNDQLVTTIQTNGTEGKWIRQKLVKVDLEAGLYELKLDFTKPGLQVDWIEFKQV is encoded by the coding sequence TTGAGCACACATCAAATCGGAGTTCCATTGGAAGGGTTTGCAGAGTTTAGTCGTACGGTTGCCGCAGAAGGAGCCGTTTTACTCAGAAATGAAGGGCAAGTGCTTCCGCTTCGCGAAAACGAAAACGTTTCAGTTTTTGGTCGAATTCAAGTCAATTATTATCGCAGTGGTACGGGTTCAGGCGGTAGTGTTCATGTAGCCTACACAACGAATCTGCTAGATGGTCTGCGCAGCAAAAAGAATATTACCGTGAATGAAGAGCTGGCAGCGGTCTATGAGAAGTGGATTGGGGAAAATCCATTTGATGATGGCGGAAAAGTATGGGCTGCCGAGCCATGGAACCAGAAAGAAATGCCTTTGACGGATGAACTGGTTGCACGGGCCAGAAGCAAATCGAGCAAAGCCATTATCGTAATTGGACGTACAGCCGGGGAAGACCAGGATAATGCGGATGCGCCAGGAAGTTACCAACTGACCGAAGATGAGAAAGCGATGCTGAAGCAAGTTACTTCGCAGTTTGAACACACGATCGTTGTGCTGAATGTTTCGAACATTATTGATATGAGCTGGTTAAACGAAACGTATCTACATCCGATTCAAGGTGTAATTTACTCCTGGCATGGGGGCATGGAGGGTGGAAACGCGATTGCTGATGTGCTGGCGGGCGACGTTACACCAAGCGGTAAACTGACAGATACGATTGCATATTCCATTGAAGATTATCCTTCAACCAGCAACTACGGTAATGAGTTCAAGAACCTGTATCAGGAAGATATTTATGTAGGTTATCGATATTTCGAAACGTTTCGACCTGAGCGTGTCCAGTTTGAATTCGGTTACGGCCTGTCTTATACGACGTTCTTGGCCCAGCATGAGGAAGCAAAATCAGTGTCCAAAGATGGCAAAACCTACATTGAAGTCCGTGTCAATGTGACCAACTCGGGTACAACCTATGCAGGCAAAGAAGTTGTACAGGTCTATTATGAAGCACCACAAGGCAAACTGGGACAACCGGTGAAGGCATTGGTGGCTTTCGGCAAAACAGGATTGTTGCAGCCGGGCGAGTCTGAACTTCTGACGATCAGCTTCCCGATCCATGACATGGCATCCTACGATGATGCGGGTGTTACAGGTCATGCTTCCGCATACGTTCTGGAAGAAGGCACATACCGACTGCATGTAGGAACCAGTGTAAAACAAGTGCAGCATGTCAGCATAGATGGTCAGGATGGATATGTGATTGAATCGCTTCAATTGGTGGAGCAGCTGCAAGAAGCGATGGCGCCAACTGAAGATTTTACACTGATGAAACCAGGTGCGCGCAAGGAAGACGGATCATATGAACTGACGTATGCCGAAGTACCGAAGCGTAAAGTATCCATGGCGAAACGAATTGAAGAGAATCTCCCGAAAACACTGGAGCAGACGGGCAACCAAGGCTACAAGCTGAGTGACGTTAAAGCTGGCAAAGTAAGTCTGGACACCTTCATCGCTCAACTGAGCGATCAGGATCTGGCGGCAATTATCCGTGGCGAAGGCATGAGCAGTCCACTGGTTACTTCGGGAACGGCATCTGCATTTGGTGGTGTCAGCGACAGCCTGTTCAACTACGGTATTCCGGTAGCGTGTACGGCAGATGGCCCGTCCGGTATTCGTATGGATAGTGGAGAGAAAGCAACACAGGTATCCATTGGTACGTTGCTTGCCGCGACATGGAACCAAGATCTCGTTGAAGAGTTGTATGTGATGGAAGGACAGGAACTGTTGAGAAATCAGGTAGATACCCTGCTCGGACCTGGACTAAATATCCGCCGGAGCCCGCTTAATGGCCGGAACTTTGAATACTTCTCTGAAGATCCGCTGATCTCGGGTGTATTTGCGGCAGCATGTACGAAAGGTATTATGAAGGGTGGTTCGAATGCCACACTGAAACACTTTTCCTGCAACAACCAGGAGAAATACCGTAGCAAAGTAGATGCGGTTGTCTCGGAGCGTGCACTCCGTGAAATTTACCTGAAAGGGTTCGAAATCGCTGTAAAAGAAGGCGGAGCGAACTCCATCATGACCTCCTACAATCCGATTAATGGACACTGGGCAGCATCCAATTACGACCTGAACACCACAATTCTGCGCGGTGAATGGAATTTCGAGGGTATCGTAATGACCGACTGGTGGGCGATTATGAACGATGTGACCGAAGGTGGAGAGGCGGATCGCAAGTACACGAACTGGATGATTCGTGCGCAGAATGATCTCTACATGGTTGTACCGAACTACGGCGCAGAGATCAATGGCTGGGACGATAACACGATTGAATCTTTGGAAAATGGAACATTGACGCGTGGAGAGCTGCAACGCTCTGCGATTAATATCTGCAAGTTCATCATGAACGCACCGGTATCCGGCAGAAAACACGAGATCGTGGAGAATATCGCTTCATTCCAGGCGAATGCCTCTCTATCTGCTGCACAAGCCCAATCGTTGGTTGAGAACGCACAGGTGAAACCTGCCGTAGCTGAACCTGTCTACATGAAAGTGGACGAGGCAGGCCATTACCGGATTATCGTACAGATCATGTCCCCTGAGCCGGAACTGGCGCAAAGTGCATGTAACCTGCTCCTGAATGACCAGTTGGTGACCACCATTCAAACGAACGGTACGGAAGGCAAATGGATCAGACAGAAGCTTGTCAAAGTAGACCTTGAAGCAGGACTGTATGAATTGAAACTGGACTTCACGAAACCAGGTCTTCAGGTTGACTGGATCGAATTCAAGCAGGTGTAG